The following are encoded together in the Streptomyces sp. NBC_01465 genome:
- a CDS encoding radical SAM protein yields the protein MEILRHRPVPASAVFFGITRRCPLHCKHCSTSSMLDSEEYPEEMFRRFATTFTTGNRPEFVLMSGGEALLRPRLVKDVADISRAVGARSHILSGLYFAAKDKNYATTGRIPRSLRPAIDAVDHFSASLDFFHEEEVPRKAVFRVLRELLEEGKHVSLQLTGTGPDDPYLEGLTAEVRREFDDRVPMLVAPVSPHGRADAWLLKQVQLPRTTVDPAPCSVSAWPVIGFNGQVTACGNQDVMDGKVPLPPHLYLGHINKDDWSVIRERSLNNPMVRAIRATGPEYLAERYGSGKPGCAAGGYCETCWVLSKDEAVPRAVRAAADRESVRLVEKRTEELLVEAGPLTFAKQYGITRYAELVTLGDTSARSLV from the coding sequence ATGGAGATTCTGCGTCACCGCCCCGTACCGGCCTCCGCCGTGTTCTTCGGCATCACGCGCAGGTGCCCGCTCCACTGCAAGCACTGTTCGACGAGTTCCATGCTCGACAGCGAGGAATACCCGGAGGAGATGTTCCGCAGGTTCGCGACCACCTTCACCACCGGGAACCGGCCCGAGTTCGTCCTGATGTCGGGCGGCGAGGCACTGCTTCGCCCCCGGCTCGTCAAGGACGTCGCGGACATCTCCCGTGCGGTGGGCGCCCGTTCGCACATCCTGTCCGGGCTGTACTTCGCGGCGAAGGACAAGAACTACGCCACCACCGGGCGCATCCCGCGCTCACTGCGGCCGGCGATCGACGCGGTGGACCACTTCTCGGCGAGCCTGGACTTCTTCCACGAGGAGGAGGTGCCGCGCAAGGCGGTCTTCCGCGTACTGAGGGAGCTCCTCGAGGAGGGCAAGCACGTCAGCCTCCAGCTGACGGGCACCGGGCCCGACGACCCGTACCTCGAAGGCCTGACCGCCGAGGTGCGCCGCGAGTTCGACGACCGGGTGCCGATGCTGGTGGCGCCCGTCAGCCCGCACGGCCGGGCGGACGCCTGGCTGCTCAAGCAGGTGCAGCTGCCGCGCACCACCGTCGATCCCGCTCCCTGCTCGGTCTCCGCCTGGCCGGTGATCGGGTTCAACGGGCAGGTCACGGCATGCGGCAACCAGGACGTGATGGACGGAAAGGTCCCTCTCCCGCCCCATCTCTACCTCGGTCACATCAACAAGGACGACTGGTCGGTCATCCGGGAGCGCTCCCTCAACAACCCGATGGTGCGCGCGATCCGGGCGACCGGACCCGAGTACCTCGCCGAGCGGTACGGGTCCGGCAAGCCCGGCTGCGCGGCCGGCGGCTACTGCGAGACGTGCTGGGTCCTGTCCAAGGACGAGGCCGTGCCGCGCGCGGTACGGGCGGCCGCAGACCGCGAGTCCGTCCGTCTTGTGGAGAAGCGTACGGAGGAACTGCTGGTGGAGGCCGGTCCGTTGACCTTCGCCAAGCAGTACGGCATCACCAGGTACGCAGAGCTCGTGACCCTCGGGGACACCTCCGCGAGGAGCCTCGTATGA
- a CDS encoding FtsX-like permease family protein — MLRLAVGGARHHRVGFFGAVCASALAAMLIAACAVLVESGLRAVPGTDRFGASAAVVRMDPDLTVRTGSGQNVDYEKYPLDQPPLLSAQAVAQVGRVKGVGRVVADTPFYAQAVAKDGTPIAGPDDGGTQGHGWEAAALTPFALSAGKAPAADDEVVVDADVAARGGLRVGDAVRVVTGRGTLEFRVSGIAAPAGRPGLPDQSALFFTGTRAAQLSGSDGRAAAVGVFPADGVSASALRDTLSKDLGVKGAQVLTGDKRAKAGAPDTTDQLSSATLLFGPMAGIGGFLAVFVLGGTIGLGVLQRTMEIAMLRAAGATPGQVRRLVVMETLLATVVGLVPGFLLAVPLARVILGELHARGVAPDAYHIVVGPLPFLLAAGATVLLAALAGYAAAVRISRIRAGEALMEAAAPRRVMTVTRGVFALLFLGGGIALFLATQHIGGEVGVAFQYLVVMLFMGAGALLGPLLTRLLEPPLGALVQAFAGVTGRLAHANSRAAVRRVAATASALMLTVAMACTVLLVTGSLNRITADQTEERTRADVVLLPKDAPGLAPGVADAAGKLKGVTSLATTRSTTFISYVLGTPDVLPAQGVDPSAASGVLDVGVREGALASLAQDGTAAVSRTHARERGLKLGETFDGWLGDGTPVKLKVGAIFDRPLGLGDILLSRDYLAPHLHDQLDDAVLLKAAPGQGSQLLQAARSLAKENPTVKVTDVADYAAGTRTSLAQNTAGTYLVLSVLIMFTAVSVVNGLLMGTAQRTREFALLRLLGATRGQITRMLYLETLIAILIGSAVGTAIAVAGLAGANGALTGSTDFSIPPAGYALVLAGVAALAAASTAVPAALALRNRAEGALPAG, encoded by the coding sequence GTGCTGAGGCTGGCCGTCGGCGGGGCGCGCCACCACCGGGTCGGGTTCTTCGGCGCGGTGTGCGCGTCGGCGCTCGCCGCGATGCTGATCGCGGCGTGCGCGGTCCTGGTGGAGTCGGGGCTGCGGGCGGTGCCGGGCACGGACCGGTTCGGGGCGAGCGCCGCCGTCGTACGGATGGATCCGGATCTGACCGTACGCACGGGATCCGGGCAGAACGTCGACTACGAGAAGTATCCGCTGGACCAGCCACCCCTGTTGAGCGCGCAGGCCGTCGCGCAGGTGGGGCGGGTCAAGGGCGTGGGGCGGGTCGTCGCCGACACGCCCTTCTACGCGCAGGCGGTGGCCAAGGACGGTACGCCGATCGCCGGTCCCGACGACGGCGGGACCCAGGGGCACGGGTGGGAGGCGGCAGCGCTGACGCCCTTCGCACTGAGCGCGGGCAAGGCGCCGGCGGCCGACGACGAGGTGGTCGTCGACGCGGATGTGGCGGCGCGCGGCGGATTGCGGGTCGGGGACGCGGTGCGTGTGGTGACCGGGCGGGGGACCCTGGAATTCCGGGTCTCCGGGATCGCGGCGCCCGCCGGACGCCCGGGGCTGCCCGACCAGTCGGCCCTGTTCTTCACCGGTACGAGGGCCGCGCAGCTCTCCGGATCGGACGGCCGGGCGGCCGCCGTCGGAGTGTTCCCCGCCGACGGCGTGAGCGCGTCGGCGCTGCGCGACACCCTGTCGAAGGACCTCGGGGTGAAGGGCGCCCAGGTGCTGACCGGCGACAAGCGCGCGAAGGCGGGCGCGCCGGACACTACCGATCAACTCTCCTCCGCCACCCTTCTGTTCGGGCCGATGGCCGGGATCGGCGGCTTTCTCGCGGTGTTCGTCCTGGGCGGCACGATCGGCCTGGGCGTACTGCAGCGGACGATGGAGATCGCGATGCTGCGGGCGGCCGGTGCCACTCCGGGGCAGGTGCGGCGGCTCGTCGTCATGGAGACGCTCCTCGCGACGGTGGTCGGTCTGGTGCCCGGGTTCCTGCTCGCGGTGCCGCTGGCCCGGGTGATCCTGGGTGAGCTGCACGCGCGGGGGGTCGCGCCGGATGCGTACCACATCGTCGTCGGGCCCCTGCCGTTCCTGCTCGCGGCCGGGGCCACTGTGCTCCTCGCGGCGCTCGCCGGGTATGCGGCGGCGGTCCGGATCTCGCGGATCCGGGCGGGCGAGGCGCTGATGGAGGCGGCGGCTCCGCGCCGTGTCATGACGGTGACGCGGGGCGTGTTCGCGCTGCTGTTCCTGGGCGGCGGGATCGCGCTGTTCCTGGCGACCCAGCACATCGGAGGGGAGGTGGGGGTGGCCTTCCAGTACCTGGTCGTCATGTTGTTCATGGGCGCGGGCGCGCTCCTCGGGCCTCTTCTCACCCGTCTCCTGGAGCCGCCGCTGGGCGCCCTCGTGCAGGCGTTCGCCGGAGTGACGGGCCGGCTCGCGCACGCCAACTCGCGTGCCGCCGTGCGGCGGGTGGCCGCTACGGCTTCCGCGCTGATGCTGACCGTGGCGATGGCCTGCACGGTGCTGCTCGTCACCGGTTCCCTCAACCGGATCACGGCCGACCAGACCGAGGAGCGCACCCGCGCCGATGTGGTGCTGCTGCCGAAGGACGCGCCGGGTCTGGCTCCCGGTGTCGCCGATGCCGCGGGAAAGCTGAAGGGGGTCACGTCGCTGGCCACCACCCGCTCCACCACCTTCATCTCGTATGTGCTCGGCACCCCCGATGTGCTGCCCGCGCAGGGCGTCGACCCGTCGGCCGCCTCCGGAGTGCTCGACGTCGGCGTACGGGAAGGCGCGCTCGCCTCCCTCGCACAGGACGGAACGGCGGCGGTGAGCCGGACCCACGCCCGTGAGCGAGGGCTGAAGCTCGGCGAGACCTTCGACGGCTGGCTCGGTGACGGCACTCCTGTGAAGCTGAAAGTGGGGGCGATCTTCGACCGTCCGCTGGGGCTCGGCGACATCCTGCTCTCCCGCGACTACCTCGCCCCGCATCTGCACGACCAGCTCGACGACGCCGTACTGCTCAAGGCGGCTCCGGGTCAGGGGTCCCAACTCCTGCAGGCGGCACGGTCCTTGGCGAAGGAGAATCCCACCGTCAAGGTGACGGACGTCGCCGACTATGCGGCGGGGACCCGCACCTCGCTCGCCCAGAACACCGCGGGAACCTATCTGGTCCTCTCCGTCCTGATCATGTTCACCGCCGTGTCGGTGGTCAACGGGCTGCTCATGGGCACCGCCCAACGCACCCGGGAATTCGCCCTGTTGCGGCTGCTCGGCGCCACCAGGGGGCAAATCACCCGAATGCTGTATCTGGAAACCCTCATCGCGATTCTCATCGGCTCGGCCGTCGGCACGGCGATTGCCGTCGCAGGCCTCGCCGGGGCGAATGGCGCTTTGACCGGTTCGACGGATTTCAGCATTCCACCGGCGGGTTACGCACTGGTGCTGGCGGGAGTTGCGGCACTGGCCGCTGCGTCGACGGCCGTTCCGGCCGCGCTCGCACTGCGAAATCGTGCCGAAGGCGCCCTGCCCGCAGGGTGA
- a CDS encoding ABC transporter ATP-binding protein, producing the protein MAFPEELTRATQSGAPPALHLREVTRRYGRGNGTVHALRGVSVALPAGSFTSIMGPSGSGKSTFLRCAAGLDKPTSGEVFLGQTDISRMSERKLTLLRRERIGFVFQAFNLVPSLSAQENILLPFRLARRRPDRDWVRTVIERTHLTDRLKHRPAELSGGQQQRVAVARALATRPEVVFADEPTGALDLTSGHEVLSLLREIVDSMGQTLVMVTHDPNAAARADRVLFLADGSIVDTMDRPSQNRVADRMSRLGA; encoded by the coding sequence ATGGCGTTCCCCGAAGAGCTGACCCGCGCCACCCAGTCCGGTGCGCCGCCCGCACTGCATCTCCGCGAGGTGACCAGGCGCTACGGACGCGGCAACGGGACCGTGCATGCGCTGCGCGGCGTCTCGGTGGCGCTGCCCGCCGGGTCGTTCACCTCGATCATGGGTCCCTCGGGTTCAGGGAAGAGCACGTTCCTGCGGTGTGCGGCCGGGCTCGACAAGCCCACGTCGGGCGAGGTGTTCCTCGGGCAGACCGACATCAGCAGGATGAGCGAGCGCAAGCTGACACTGCTGCGGCGCGAGCGGATCGGCTTTGTGTTCCAGGCCTTCAACCTGGTGCCTTCGCTGAGCGCGCAGGAGAACATCCTGCTGCCGTTCCGCCTCGCCAGGCGGCGACCCGACAGGGACTGGGTGCGTACGGTGATCGAGCGGACCCACCTCACCGACCGGCTGAAGCACCGGCCCGCCGAACTCTCCGGCGGTCAGCAGCAGCGGGTCGCCGTGGCCCGCGCCCTGGCAACGCGCCCCGAGGTGGTGTTCGCGGACGAGCCCACCGGGGCGCTCGACCTGACGTCCGGGCACGAAGTGCTCTCGCTGCTGCGGGAGATCGTGGACTCCATGGGACAGACCCTGGTGATGGTCACCCACGATCCGAACGCGGCGGCACGCGCGGACCGGGTGCTCTTCCTCGCGGACGGTTCGATCGTGGACACCATGGACCGGCCGTCCCAGAACCGCGTCGCGGACCGTATGTCCCGGCTGGGGGCCTGA
- a CDS encoding FtsX-like permease family protein — MLRLAFSTVRTRRALFLGSLASVILSLVLLTSAGILLESALRGHGEADRFAAADAVVVGDPAVGLDNRGHPAGFGDLDAALTPRPLVPESVVDRVRSVDGVASVVPDRVFYAQVVGTDGTAVTPREGDRSYGHAWDSARVTPFALRSGRAPTGAREVAVDAVTAERGGLRVGTEATVLDSVEGQARYRVSGIVAPPRAGLTKDQSALFFAPGTALRLAPDGGRLQAVAVFARPGTDTSALAARVRTAVGSSPSLSVLTDTYKAELSGSDVLFINTLVFVVSMGSLAVFVALFVMASGFAFAVLQRYREIALLRVVGATPRQVKRMIGWETLVVAVLGAAVAVPLGALAAGPLARGLVSIGVAPEELHVRVGPWPLAGSALAGLVITRLAVWSAARRAARVSPTEALRESEAPDRRMPWSRLLTGFAFLLFTGAFLAFGIGMGGVAGSGLAFGGALTLLVAAAALGPALVRPLVPLVGLLVRTTAPSTGRLALANSAASPRRVAAAAVPIILMVGFTASALLMQTTQQSVAASWAGERLAAAQVLLPQDAPGLPPAVAREAARLPGVAAVSATSTASVRASVRADDAESATQPALAADAHFGEVLKPHVREGDLRGLAAGTAVAVSQEQAKDYGWRVGDRMKLRLPDGTVTTLRIGARFDRSLGFADLIVPAAVLRAHTPDAVLDAVYLIAAPGAQLDGAVSKLTKRWPTVHGADRAAMRAAGAADAVTETWPVYLFSALIAVFTALALANALVTATLVRAGEFSVLRLIGATRRNVLALVAWESAVIAGCGVVLGGAVAFVVLSATSVALSGAIHISGPPGFVIAAAAGATALALVSALVPAWRMLRTGPASAA, encoded by the coding sequence GTGCTGCGGCTTGCCTTCAGTACGGTACGCACGCGGCGTGCGCTGTTCCTCGGGTCGCTGGCCTCGGTGATCCTGTCGCTGGTACTGCTCACCTCGGCGGGGATCCTGCTCGAATCGGCGCTGCGCGGGCACGGTGAGGCGGACCGGTTCGCGGCGGCGGACGCGGTGGTGGTGGGTGATCCCGCGGTGGGTCTGGACAACCGCGGGCACCCGGCGGGGTTCGGCGACCTGGACGCGGCGCTCACCCCGCGCCCGCTGGTGCCCGAGAGTGTGGTCGACCGGGTGCGGTCCGTCGACGGGGTGGCCTCGGTCGTGCCCGACCGGGTTTTCTACGCGCAGGTCGTGGGCACCGACGGCACGGCGGTCACGCCGCGCGAGGGGGACCGTTCGTACGGGCATGCGTGGGACAGCGCGCGCGTGACGCCGTTCGCCCTGCGCTCGGGCCGCGCGCCGACGGGCGCGCGCGAGGTCGCCGTCGATGCGGTGACCGCCGAGCGCGGCGGGCTGCGGGTCGGCACCGAGGCGACCGTCCTCGACTCCGTCGAGGGACAGGCGCGTTACCGGGTGAGCGGCATCGTGGCACCGCCCCGGGCCGGCCTGACGAAGGATCAGTCCGCGCTGTTCTTCGCCCCGGGGACGGCCCTGCGACTGGCTCCCGACGGCGGCCGGCTGCAGGCGGTCGCGGTCTTCGCGCGACCCGGGACCGACACGTCGGCGCTGGCCGCCCGAGTACGTACGGCGGTCGGATCCTCCCCTTCGCTGAGTGTGCTCACCGACACGTACAAGGCCGAACTCTCGGGCAGTGACGTGCTGTTCATCAACACGCTGGTGTTCGTCGTCAGCATGGGTTCACTGGCGGTGTTCGTCGCACTGTTCGTGATGGCGAGCGGTTTCGCGTTCGCCGTCCTGCAGCGCTACCGCGAGATCGCGCTGCTGCGGGTGGTCGGCGCCACACCCCGGCAGGTCAAGCGCATGATCGGCTGGGAGACGCTGGTGGTGGCGGTGCTCGGCGCGGCCGTCGCCGTGCCGCTCGGCGCGCTGGCCGCAGGTCCGCTGGCGCGCGGCCTGGTGTCGATCGGGGTGGCGCCGGAGGAGCTCCATGTACGGGTCGGGCCCTGGCCGTTGGCCGGTTCCGCCCTCGCGGGTCTGGTCATCACCCGGCTCGCCGTGTGGTCGGCGGCGCGGCGTGCGGCCCGGGTCTCCCCCACCGAGGCGCTGCGCGAATCGGAGGCGCCGGACCGGCGGATGCCGTGGTCGCGGCTGCTGACGGGGTTCGCGTTCCTGCTGTTCACGGGCGCCTTCCTCGCGTTCGGGATCGGCATGGGCGGGGTGGCGGGATCGGGTCTCGCGTTCGGCGGGGCCCTGACGCTGCTGGTCGCCGCGGCCGCGCTCGGCCCCGCGCTGGTGCGGCCGCTGGTGCCGCTGGTGGGTCTGCTCGTACGGACGACCGCGCCCAGCACCGGACGCCTCGCGCTGGCCAACAGCGCGGCGTCCCCGCGCAGGGTCGCGGCCGCCGCGGTGCCGATCATCCTGATGGTGGGTTTCACGGCGTCCGCGCTGCTGATGCAGACCACCCAGCAGTCGGTCGCGGCGAGTTGGGCCGGTGAGCGGCTCGCTGCCGCGCAGGTGCTGCTGCCGCAGGACGCTCCGGGACTGCCGCCGGCGGTCGCCCGGGAAGCGGCCCGGCTGCCCGGCGTCGCGGCCGTCTCGGCGACGAGCACCGCCTCGGTCCGGGCCTCCGTACGCGCCGACGACGCGGAGAGCGCCACCCAGCCCGCGCTCGCGGCGGACGCGCACTTCGGCGAGGTGCTGAAGCCGCACGTACGGGAGGGCGATCTGCGGGGGCTCGCGGCGGGGACGGCCGTCGCCGTGAGCCAGGAGCAGGCGAAGGACTACGGCTGGCGGGTCGGTGACCGCATGAAGCTGCGGCTCCCCGACGGGACGGTGACGACCCTGCGGATCGGGGCGCGCTTCGACCGCTCGCTGGGCTTCGCCGATCTGATCGTGCCCGCTGCCGTACTGCGCGCCCACACCCCGGACGCGGTCCTCGACGCGGTGTATCTGATCGCCGCACCGGGCGCTCAACTCGACGGTGCTGTAAGCAAGTTGACCAAGCGGTGGCCCACCGTCCACGGCGCCGACCGGGCCGCGATGCGGGCCGCAGGGGCTGCCGACGCGGTGACGGAGACCTGGCCGGTGTATCTGTTCAGCGCGCTGATCGCCGTGTTCACCGCGCTCGCGCTGGCGAACGCGCTCGTCACGGCCACGCTGGTGCGGGCCGGTGAGTTCTCGGTGCTGCGCCTGATCGGGGCCACCCGGCGCAATGTGCTGGCCCTGGTGGCATGGGAGTCGGCCGTGATCGCCGGGTGCGGGGTGGTGCTCGGCGGGGCCGTCGCGTTCGTCGTCCTGTCCGCGACGAGCGTCGCCCTGTCCGGGGCGATACACATCAGCGGCCCGCCCGGATTCGTGATCGCGGCCGCCGCGGGCGCGACGGCGCTCGCGCTGGTGTCCGCACTGGTGCCGGCCTGGCGGATGTTGCGTACCGGACCAGCGTCCGCGGCATGA